Proteins found in one Legionella pneumophila subsp. pascullei genomic segment:
- a CDS encoding TauD/TfdA dioxygenase family protein — MNYQVTPIKPFGVLLEPMNEQIKVTDVDIENLRHLFAKNQLVVLRGFDAFQNTEDFSNYCELWGEVSLWPFGKVLELIEQEDPEDHIFDHSYMPLHWDGMYRPHVPEYQIFHCVQAPLPGQGGRTTFSNTILALQFATSEVKELWNKVTGTYQRKMEFYSSKTVSPIITRHPQKDFAVIRYNEPPSEERGHFVNPPNIEFTGIDQEELDFFHRSLKKALYSPDNFYAHEWQTGDIVIADNFSLLHGREGFVSKSPRHIQRVHVLSNPPFDNPGLESYE; from the coding sequence ATGAATTATCAAGTGACTCCTATAAAACCATTTGGTGTGCTCCTGGAGCCTATGAACGAACAGATAAAAGTGACTGATGTCGATATAGAGAATTTGCGCCATTTATTTGCAAAGAATCAACTCGTTGTATTAAGAGGCTTTGACGCATTTCAAAATACCGAGGATTTTTCTAATTATTGCGAATTATGGGGAGAAGTTAGCCTTTGGCCATTTGGCAAGGTACTTGAGTTAATTGAGCAAGAAGACCCGGAAGATCACATTTTTGATCATAGTTACATGCCCCTGCATTGGGATGGTATGTATCGACCTCACGTGCCTGAATATCAGATTTTTCATTGTGTCCAGGCGCCTTTGCCTGGACAAGGAGGAAGGACTACTTTTTCAAACACAATTTTAGCGTTACAGTTCGCCACTTCCGAAGTCAAGGAATTATGGAATAAGGTAACTGGGACCTATCAAAGAAAAATGGAATTTTATAGCAGCAAGACGGTATCGCCAATTATTACGAGGCACCCTCAAAAGGATTTTGCAGTCATTCGCTACAATGAACCCCCCTCTGAGGAGAGAGGGCATTTTGTAAACCCACCCAATATTGAATTTACTGGTATTGACCAGGAAGAGTTGGATTTTTTCCACCGAAGTTTAAAAAAAGCGCTTTACTCCCCGGATAATTTCTATGCCCACGAATGGCAAACAGGAGATATCGTCATTGCAGATAATTTCTCGCTATTACATGGTAGAGAAGGATTTGTTTCCAAGTCGCCTCGTCATATCCAACGCGTTCATGTTTTGAGTAATCCGCCTTTTGATAACCCTGGTCTGGAGTCTTATGAATGA